A single window of Colletes latitarsis isolate SP2378_abdomen chromosome 11, iyColLati1, whole genome shotgun sequence DNA harbors:
- the LOC143347368 gene encoding uncharacterized protein LOC143347368, translated as MSRPILSRPRTRVYGCNYDKGESYYKPMVDHLDRKYSSRPLFSEPRTSIADEIAARRSDIGTRDLSGPRNSSLGRDLDPEIDPLIRGPQLPMPSLATDSLFPENEEIVYDSRGQRSRRRFAEHFANDIVATTQPIKAKLATLGLQDELDTVLGKSRRLRQEQDFLENSLNIKRDIQDIKSTIEDADTTFKRRSKLFDEIEQMTENKPILKWSKLINDDDNLLASSAATRAKQTKARLNDLESEMEELSERQATRERRAAALRALINENISQSENSIQDQSVVSKKVSIRERSEKHVAF; from the exons ATGTCAAGACCAATCCTTAGCAGGCCGCGTACGCGTGTCTACGGATGCAACTACGATAAAGGAGAATCGTATTATAAACCGATGGTCGATCACTTAGATCGGAAGTACAGTTCTCGACCGCTCTTCTCCGAACCAAGAACTTCAATAGCCGACGAGATCGCGGCCCGTCGAAGCGACATCG GCACGCGTGACCTCTCCGGTCCTCGCAACAGTTCCCTTGGACGTGACCTTGACCCTGAAATAGATCCTTTAATCCGCGGCCCCCAATTACCAATGCCTTCCCTGGCCACCGACAGCCTATTTCCTGAAAACGAGGAGATCGTCTACGACAGCCGTGGCCAACGCAGTCGACGTCGATTCGCCGAACATTTTGCTAACGATATCGTCGCAACGACGCAACCGATCAAAGCGAAATTAGCCACGCTCGGACTACAAGACGAACTTGACACCGTATTGGGAAAATCACGACGCCTACGGCAGGAACAAGATTTTCTAGAAAACTCTCTGAACATCAAAAGAGATATACAAGATATTAAATCAACGATCGAGGATGCGGACACTACTTTCAAAAGGCGCTCCAAGCTCTTCGACGAAATCGAACAGATGACCGAGAACAAACCGATACTTAAATGGTCGAAATTAATCAACGACGACGATAATTTGCTAGCTAGTTCTGCTGCAACCAGAGCCAAACAAACGAAAGCTCGTTTGAACGATCTTGAGTCCGAAATGGAAGAACTTTCCGAAAGACAAGCGACCAGAGAACGTAGAGCAGCCGCGCTTAGAGCACTGATTAACGAAAATATTTCCCAATCTGAAAACTCTATTCAAGACCAATCTGTTGTTAGTAAAAAGGTGTCTATTCGCGAACGTTCTGAAAAACACGTTGCATTCTAA